A window from Acidobacteriota bacterium encodes these proteins:
- a CDS encoding UdgX family uracil-DNA binding protein (This protein belongs to the uracil DNA glycosylase superfamily, members of which act in excision repair of DNA. However, it belongs more specifically to UdgX branch, whose founding member was found to bind uracil in DNA (where it does not belong), without cleaving it, appears to promote DNA repair by a pathway involving RecA, rather than base excision.) yields the protein MTAAQTEHFDATPWVPSSTALSRLERAASTCRGCPLYLHATQTVFGDGLKRSRVMLIGEQPGDQEDQQGVPFVGPAGRILDDALAEARIDRDEVYVTNAVKHFKFERRGKRRIHKTPKQVEIEACRPWLEAERRALRPDVVVALGATAARAIFGRGFGLMKQRGTVHETPWATSTLATIHPSAVLRVDRAQRSDYMEMLVADLTVARRLLEATN from the coding sequence ATGACCGCCGCACAGACAGAGCATTTCGACGCCACACCCTGGGTACCGAGCTCGACTGCCCTCTCCCGGCTGGAACGCGCAGCCAGCACCTGCAGAGGATGTCCTCTCTACCTCCATGCCACCCAGACGGTGTTCGGCGACGGGCTGAAACGCTCACGCGTGATGCTCATCGGCGAGCAGCCGGGGGATCAGGAGGACCAGCAGGGCGTACCGTTCGTCGGTCCGGCCGGACGCATTCTCGACGACGCTCTCGCCGAGGCGAGAATCGACCGGGACGAGGTCTACGTCACCAATGCCGTCAAACACTTCAAATTCGAACGGCGTGGAAAAAGAAGGATCCACAAGACTCCGAAGCAGGTCGAGATCGAGGCCTGCCGGCCGTGGCTCGAGGCCGAGCGACGCGCGCTCCGTCCCGACGTCGTGGTCGCTCTCGGAGCGACTGCCGCACGAGCGATTTTCGGCCGCGGCTTCGGATTGATGAAGCAGCGGGGAACGGTCCATGAAACTCCGTGGGCGACTTCGACCCTCGCCACGATCCACCCTTCGGCCGTGCTCCGCGTCGACCGGGCGCAAAGGAGCGACTACATGGAAATGCTCGTCGCCGACCTGACCGTCGCCCGCCGTCTCCTCGAGGCGACCAACTGA